The genomic stretch CAGAGTGGTTCAGGCAGGGCTGAAGGTGAGGATGGTCACCGGGCCCCAGAAGGCCGGGGTGGGCCTGGCAGAGGAAGAGCGGCGATGGAAGCTGCTGTAGCTCGTCCCCGGGGTGAGCGGGCACCAGGTGGCCTAGGACCTGCTGGAGATGTAGCGCCCTTGGCTGTAAGGCCTAGACGTGGACAGGTGGTGCTGTATCCTTTTCATGGAGCCTCCCTGGGCACGGTCAGTGGTATGGTGGTGGGAAACTTGCCGGCagcctgaagaagggatagaagGGAGCATGGGCGACCCGGAGCAGCAGGAGTGGGCACCCTGGTCGGAAAGGGAGTTGTCAAGgcccgaggagcctggagggagggggaagatgGACCGAAGGATTAGGGAGGCAGCTCAGGGTGGTCACAGGTTGTGGTCGGGAGCATGGGCATCCTGGGGTGAAAACGGGCCTCTTAGGTGTGAGGAAGCCCGAGATATCAGCAGATGCAGTAATGGACGGTGCCTTAACCGTGTCTCTCCCAGCACACTCAGAGTGCCTTTCCAGTCGCCCCTGGAGGCAGACATGGCTCGCAGATCTCTGCTCCCAGATGCCCAACGCCACCAAGGATTGATTCGGAAGGAATTTGCAGTGAATGGCAGTGACCTGCTTGTGTCAGTTCCAGACGAGTTTGCCTTGGGGAGTTGGGGGTGGCAGGTGCTGTGGTCTGAGCTCCCTCTTAATCATGCTGTGATGGAGACACTGAGGGGCTTGGTC from Cervus elaphus chromosome X, mCerEla1.1, whole genome shotgun sequence encodes the following:
- the LOC122689921 gene encoding EKC/KEOPS complex subunit LAGE3-like isoform X2, which codes for MQASGGGAGGAEGRDDQHSSRTPASQSGSGRAEGEDGHRAPEGRGGPGRGRAAMEAAVARPRGERAPGGLGPAGDVAPLAVRPRRGQVVLTLRVPFQSPLEADMARRSLLPDAQRHQGLIRKEFAVNGSDLLVWTAEDLAFIRLSMNPFLDQLSLVIRNIRSLGLPPRRSLS
- the LOC122689921 gene encoding EKC/KEOPS complex subunit LAGE3-like isoform X1, translating into MQASGGGAGGAEGRDDQHSSRTPASQSGSGRAEGEDGHRAPEGRGGPGRGRAAMEAAVARPRGERAPGGLGPAGDVAPLAVRPRRGQVVLTLRVPFQSPLEADMARRSLLPDAQRHQGLIRKEFAVNGSDLLVRWTAEDLAFIRLSMNPFLDQLSLVIRNIRSLGLPPRRSLS
- the LOC122689921 gene encoding EKC/KEOPS complex subunit LAGE3-like isoform X3; translation: MQASGGGAGGAEGRDDQHSSRTPASQSGSGRAEGEDGHRAPEGRGGPGRGRAAMEAAVARPRGERAPGGLGPAGDVAPLAVRPRRGQVVLTLRVPFQSPLEADMARRSLLPDAQRHQGLIRKEFAVNGSDLLVSVPDEFALGSWGWQMDC